The Agrobacterium vitis genome has a segment encoding these proteins:
- the miaA gene encoding tRNA (adenosine(37)-N6)-dimethylallyltransferase MiaA — protein MMNNLDDNFDAILITGPTASGKSALALTLAAEAGGVVINADSMQVYDTLRVVTARPSKEDMQGVPHSLYGHVAAGAAYSTGDWLRDVTVLLQDLRAQNRLPVIVGGTGLYFKALTGGLSDMPVIPEAVRAALRQRERLEGAESLHRDLTLRDPAVAARLDPRDGQRIIRALEVLEVTGQSISVFQTRSGPMIVDPSRAKKLVVLPDRKLLHDRINRRFAMMMDEGAVEEVEALLAQNLSPDMPAMKAIGVSQIAAMLKGEISREDVIEKSSAATRQYAKRQMTWFRNQMDETWERVDPAASRSG, from the coding sequence ATGATGAACAACCTTGATGACAATTTTGATGCCATCCTGATAACCGGACCGACCGCCAGCGGCAAGTCCGCGTTGGCGCTGACTCTTGCGGCAGAGGCGGGCGGCGTGGTGATCAATGCCGACAGCATGCAGGTCTATGACACGCTGCGTGTGGTGACTGCGCGCCCCAGTAAAGAGGATATGCAGGGCGTGCCGCATTCCCTCTACGGCCATGTTGCGGCGGGTGCTGCCTATTCGACCGGCGACTGGCTGCGCGACGTGACTGTGTTGCTCCAAGATCTGCGGGCGCAAAACCGGTTGCCGGTGATCGTTGGCGGCACGGGGCTGTATTTCAAGGCGCTGACCGGTGGCCTGTCCGACATGCCTGTTATACCCGAGGCGGTGCGCGCAGCCCTGCGCCAGCGTGAAAGACTGGAAGGGGCGGAAAGCCTGCATCGCGACCTGACTCTGCGTGATCCTGCCGTTGCGGCAAGGCTCGACCCCCGCGACGGCCAGCGGATCATCCGGGCGCTGGAGGTGCTTGAGGTCACCGGCCAGTCGATTTCCGTGTTTCAAACCCGCTCCGGCCCAATGATCGTTGATCCGAGCCGGGCGAAGAAACTGGTCGTTCTGCCGGATCGCAAGCTGCTGCACGACCGCATAAACCGCCGCTTTGCAATGATGATGGACGAGGGGGCGGTGGAAGAGGTCGAGGCGCTCCTGGCGCAGAACCTCTCCCCGGACATGCCCGCCATGAAAGCCATCGGCGTCTCCCAGATTGCTGCGATGTTGAAGGGTGAGATCAGCCGGGAGGATGTTATCGAAAAATCCAGTGCAGCTACCCGGCAATATGCCAAGCGCCAGATGACCTGGTTTCGCAACCAGATGGATGAGACTTGGGAAAGGGTCGATCCTGCTGCCAGCCGTTCAGGCTGA
- a CDS encoding Do family serine endopeptidase — protein MVSFGPAATSTAAFAQVKTAAPVPPPPPASGASATPGPAQGGPAPVADLAEGLLGAVVNIATSQNVDDDDAAPLPQVPKGSPFEDLFEDFYKNREGKGSNHKVNSLGSGFVIDPAGYIVTNNHVIENADDIEVIFSDGSKLQAKLIGTDTKTDLSLLKVEPTEPLTAVKFGDSKVMRIGDWVMAIGNPFGLGGSVTLGIVSARGRNINAGPYDNFIQTDAAINKGNSGGPLFNMRGEVIGINTAIISPSGGSIGIGFAVPSELAENVIKQLRDFGETRRGWLGVRIQPVPDDLAKSAGIKLGRGALVSSIIEDGPVAKGPLKTGDVIISFGGKDIAESRDLVRTVAESPINQDIDVVVFRDGKRETLKVKLAQLPDDKATEAKDSEQADPKASDSEDTDEAASGMVLGMSVEALDDEKRAANSIAKSVEGLLITDVQQGSAADQKGLKTGEVIVEVAQEFVATPEALAEKIDKLKSDGRRAIHLMVATPQGDLRFVAVPLE, from the coding sequence ATGGTCAGCTTTGGGCCTGCGGCCACGAGCACGGCTGCCTTCGCGCAGGTCAAGACCGCAGCCCCGGTTCCCCCGCCGCCGCCAGCCTCTGGCGCGTCCGCAACGCCTGGACCCGCGCAGGGTGGCCCCGCACCCGTCGCTGATCTCGCCGAGGGACTTCTCGGTGCGGTGGTCAACATCGCGACGTCGCAGAATGTCGATGATGACGATGCAGCGCCGCTGCCACAGGTGCCGAAAGGGTCGCCCTTTGAGGATCTGTTTGAAGATTTCTACAAGAATCGTGAGGGCAAAGGCAGCAACCATAAGGTCAATTCGCTCGGCTCCGGCTTTGTTATCGATCCCGCTGGTTACATCGTCACCAACAACCATGTCATCGAGAATGCCGATGACATTGAAGTGATTTTCTCCGATGGTTCAAAATTGCAGGCCAAGCTGATCGGCACCGACACCAAGACCGATCTTTCGCTATTGAAGGTTGAACCAACGGAACCGCTGACAGCGGTAAAATTCGGCGATTCGAAAGTGATGCGGATCGGCGACTGGGTAATGGCAATCGGCAATCCCTTCGGGCTGGGCGGTTCGGTAACGCTCGGCATCGTTTCGGCCCGGGGCCGTAATATCAATGCCGGACCCTATGACAATTTCATCCAGACCGATGCGGCGATCAACAAAGGCAATTCCGGTGGCCCGTTGTTCAACATGCGAGGCGAGGTGATTGGTATCAATACCGCGATCATTTCGCCGAGTGGCGGCTCCATTGGTATTGGCTTTGCCGTGCCGTCGGAACTGGCCGAAAATGTCATCAAGCAACTCCGCGACTTTGGCGAGACGCGGCGCGGCTGGCTGGGCGTGCGCATTCAGCCGGTGCCGGATGATCTCGCCAAGTCGGCAGGGATCAAATTGGGCCGGGGTGCGCTGGTCAGCAGCATTATTGAAGACGGTCCAGTGGCCAAGGGGCCGCTTAAAACCGGAGACGTGATCATTTCCTTCGGCGGCAAGGATATTGCCGAAAGCCGCGATCTGGTTCGCACGGTGGCCGAAAGCCCGATCAATCAAGATATCGATGTCGTGGTGTTTCGTGACGGCAAGCGGGAAACACTGAAAGTGAAGCTGGCGCAATTGCCTGACGACAAGGCGACGGAAGCCAAGGACAGCGAACAGGCCGATCCAAAAGCCAGCGACAGCGAGGACACGGATGAGGCGGCCAGCGGCATGGTGCTTGGCATGAGTGTCGAGGCGCTGGACGATGAGAAGCGGGCCGCCAATTCGATTGCCAAGAGCGTCGAGGGCTTGCTGATAACAGATGTGCAGCAGGGCTCCGCCGCTGACCAGAAGGGCTTGAAAACCGGTGAAGTGATCGTGGAAGTGGCGCAGGAATTCGTCGCCACGCCAGAAGCCTTGGCGGAGAAAATCGACAAGCTGAAATCCGATGGCCGCCGTGCCATTCACCTGATGGTGGCAACCCCGCAGGGCGACCTGCGTTTCGTGGCCGTGCCGCTGGAATAG
- the serB gene encoding phosphoserine phosphatase SerB, translating to MAFVATLIANPSNPVLTPALAEQAAAAVSASGLYWLADGIACDIALKDGSDLDVTEQTLRKVIEGQPIDLAIQQADTRRKAFLIADMDSTMIGQECIDELAAEVGLKDQVSLITARAMNGEIAFEPALRERVALLKGLPITVVDEVIAKRITLTPGGLELIATMKAKGYYTALVSGGFTVFTSKIGTTLGFDENRANILLEQDGLLTGEVAEPILGKQAKVDALLDIANCLGISPDDTIAVGDGANDLGMLGVAGSGVALHAKPMVAAQAKIRIDHGDLTALLYLQGYRKTDFVTP from the coding sequence ATGGCTTTCGTTGCCACGCTTATTGCCAATCCGTCAAATCCTGTTCTGACCCCGGCCCTTGCCGAGCAAGCCGCCGCGGCGGTTTCGGCCTCCGGCCTCTACTGGTTGGCGGATGGGATTGCCTGCGATATCGCGCTGAAGGATGGCAGCGATCTTGACGTTACGGAACAGACTTTACGCAAGGTGATAGAAGGTCAACCCATTGATCTCGCCATTCAACAGGCCGACACGCGCCGCAAGGCCTTCCTGATCGCCGATATGGATTCGACCATGATCGGCCAGGAATGCATTGATGAACTGGCCGCCGAAGTCGGCTTGAAAGACCAGGTCTCGCTGATCACCGCCCGTGCCATGAATGGCGAAATCGCCTTTGAACCGGCGCTGCGCGAGCGTGTCGCTCTCCTGAAAGGCCTGCCCATCACCGTCGTGGACGAAGTGATCGCCAAGCGGATCACACTGACCCCCGGCGGACTGGAGCTGATCGCCACCATGAAGGCCAAGGGCTATTATACGGCGCTGGTCTCCGGCGGCTTTACCGTCTTCACCTCGAAAATCGGCACGACGCTGGGCTTTGACGAAAACCGCGCCAATATCCTCCTGGAACAAGACGGCCTGCTGACCGGCGAAGTGGCTGAGCCAATCCTCGGCAAACAAGCCAAGGTGGATGCGTTGCTGGATATCGCGAACTGTCTCGGGATTTCGCCCGACGACACAATAGCCGTCGGCGACGGCGCCAATGATCTCGGCATGCTCGGTGTCGCCGGCTCAGGGGTGGCGCTGCATGCCAAGCCCATGGTCGCGGCTCAGGCGAAAATTCGCATTGACCATGGTGATTTGACGGCATTGCTTTATCTTCAGGGCTACCGCAAGACCGATTTCGTGACTCCATGA
- a CDS encoding GNAT family N-acetyltransferase, with protein sequence MIILETDRLLLRRWKDSDRNLFREINADPKVMQFFPFRRTYEEADLMMDRVNRLIDETGLYFYAVELKETEEPIGFCGLSDAMMPDILTEGTIEIGWRLATRFWGHGYATEAARGLLGYGFEAKGLNEIVSFAVATNHRSTAVMQRLGMIRDLNGDFDHPRVPDTHPHLKPHVLYRMTKQLWASQHIT encoded by the coding sequence ATGATTATTCTCGAAACCGACCGGCTGCTATTGCGCCGATGGAAGGATAGCGACCGCAATCTGTTTCGGGAAATCAATGCCGACCCGAAGGTCATGCAGTTCTTCCCTTTTCGCCGCACCTATGAAGAAGCGGACCTGATGATGGACCGCGTCAACAGGCTGATCGATGAGACCGGCCTGTACTTTTATGCGGTCGAACTGAAGGAAACCGAAGAGCCCATCGGCTTTTGCGGATTGTCGGACGCGATGATGCCGGACATCCTGACGGAAGGCACGATAGAAATCGGCTGGCGGCTCGCCACCCGCTTCTGGGGCCATGGCTATGCGACGGAAGCGGCACGCGGTCTTCTCGGTTACGGTTTCGAGGCCAAAGGCTTGAACGAAATCGTCTCTTTTGCGGTCGCCACCAATCACCGCTCCACCGCTGTCATGCAGCGGCTCGGCATGATCCGTGACCTGAACGGCGATTTCGACCACCCGCGTGTACCCGACACCCATCCGCACCTGAAACCACATGTGCTTTACCGGATGACAAAACAGCTTTGGGCGTCCCAACACATCACTTGA
- a CDS encoding ATP-binding protein, with the protein MAPGNRFLGRVVACNGARATIAATAQEGGTDLTSLWSVGRLISITVGENRVVALVYAMRTETGLWNEDRDNGFIVDVELMGEVSRGPEGSEVFTSGITQYPYLGAVAHRIRVADLKRIYDSKEGGSCKIGRLSQDDSIDATIHIPSMLSKHFAVVGSTGVGKSTAVSLLLHKAIAADPKLRVLILDPHNEFAAAFGNQAVVIDTDTLDLPFWLMRLDELTEVLYRGRPAVVEELDVLRDLIPEAKRAFKGSESGLTRRSERAGFTADTPVPYRLSDLLAAIDERIGRLEGRDEKPALRSLKMRIMSAVNDPRYRFMFSSNTISDTIMETVAHIFRVPGHGKPISTFQLAGIPSEIVNSVASVLCRMAFELALWSNGAIHMLVVCEEAHRYVPADPSLGFFPTRQAIARIAKEGRKYGVSLGIITQRPGELDQTILSQCSTVFAMRLSNDSDQAIIRKALPDSSISATSFISSIGNGEAIAFGEAIAVPMRMRFDRVEQRHLPKASGSTLAPSEDMPDNIDLSEVISRMRASAEPNISGFQQSYRVPEPEAYRPPAPNPEPTITTSLADPFRAQTFEPPDAPRPILPSPPIEPYRPDMLPGTELGTSPAAPRPEPASGFRPASAYAGLRKPDANTLFAAAPSPAVPPRRDTSMSLRESILKKPLGGLKD; encoded by the coding sequence ATGGCTCCAGGCAATCGCTTTCTGGGCCGTGTCGTTGCCTGCAATGGCGCACGCGCCACGATTGCCGCCACCGCCCAGGAAGGCGGCACCGACCTGACGTCGCTGTGGTCTGTCGGACGACTGATTTCCATTACCGTCGGGGAAAACCGTGTCGTCGCGCTGGTCTATGCCATGCGCACCGAAACCGGCCTGTGGAACGAGGATCGGGATAACGGCTTCATTGTCGATGTCGAGTTGATGGGCGAGGTCAGCCGAGGGCCGGAGGGCAGCGAAGTCTTCACCTCAGGCATTACCCAATATCCCTATCTTGGCGCCGTTGCCCACCGCATTCGCGTCGCCGATCTGAAGCGGATCTACGATTCGAAAGAAGGCGGCAGCTGCAAGATCGGGCGCTTGAGCCAGGACGATTCCATCGACGCCACCATCCATATTCCGTCAATGCTCTCCAAGCATTTCGCCGTGGTCGGCTCCACCGGCGTCGGAAAATCCACCGCCGTCTCCTTGTTGCTGCACAAGGCGATTGCCGCCGACCCCAAGCTGCGGGTACTGATCCTCGATCCCCATAATGAATTTGCCGCAGCCTTTGGCAATCAGGCCGTGGTGATCGACACCGACACGCTGGACCTGCCCTTCTGGCTGATGCGTCTCGATGAACTGACCGAAGTGCTCTATCGGGGCAGGCCTGCCGTCGTCGAAGAACTGGATGTTTTGCGCGACCTGATTCCGGAGGCCAAACGCGCCTTTAAAGGCTCTGAATCTGGCCTGACGCGCCGCAGCGAGCGGGCTGGTTTTACCGCCGATACACCAGTTCCCTATCGATTGTCGGACCTGCTGGCCGCCATTGACGAGCGGATCGGCAGGCTGGAGGGCCGCGACGAAAAGCCAGCCCTTCGCTCGCTGAAAATGCGAATCATGTCGGCGGTCAACGACCCGCGCTATCGCTTCATGTTCTCCAGCAACACGATCAGCGATACGATCATGGAAACCGTCGCGCATATCTTTCGCGTGCCGGGCCATGGCAAGCCGATTTCCACGTTCCAGCTGGCGGGCATTCCATCGGAGATCGTCAATTCCGTCGCGTCGGTGCTCTGCCGCATGGCTTTTGAGCTGGCGCTCTGGTCGAATGGCGCGATCCATATGCTGGTGGTCTGCGAGGAAGCGCATCGTTATGTGCCGGCAGACCCCAGCCTTGGCTTTTTTCCGACCCGGCAGGCCATTGCGCGGATTGCCAAGGAAGGCCGCAAATACGGCGTCTCGCTCGGCATCATCACCCAAAGACCGGGGGAGCTGGACCAGACGATCCTGTCGCAATGTTCGACTGTTTTTGCCATGCGGCTTTCCAACGACAGCGATCAGGCCATCATCCGCAAGGCCCTGCCCGATAGCTCAATCTCCGCCACCAGCTTCATTTCCTCGATTGGCAATGGCGAGGCGATTGCCTTTGGCGAAGCGATTGCCGTGCCGATGCGCATGCGGTTTGACCGGGTGGAGCAACGCCACCTCCCCAAAGCCAGCGGCAGCACGTTGGCACCCTCCGAAGACATGCCCGATAATATCGACCTCAGCGAAGTCATCTCACGGATGCGCGCCAGTGCTGAGCCGAATATTTCAGGCTTCCAACAGAGCTATCGGGTACCGGAGCCAGAAGCCTACAGGCCGCCCGCGCCCAATCCTGAGCCGACCATCACCACCTCACTTGCCGACCCATTCCGCGCCCAAACCTTCGAGCCGCCAGATGCACCGCGCCCGATCCTGCCCAGCCCGCCCATCGAGCCCTACCGGCCCGACATGCTACCCGGCACCGAGCTTGGCACCTCACCCGCTGCACCCCGCCCCGAACCCGCCTCCGGCTTTCGCCCTGCCAGCGCCTATGCGGGCCTGCGCAAGCCGGATGCCAACACCCTCTTTGCCGCGGCCCCTTCACCCGCCGTCCCGCCAAGGCGTGACACGAGCATGAGTTTGCGCGAGAGTATCCTGAAGAAGCCGCTGGGTGGGTTGAAGGATTGA
- a CDS encoding MFS transporter, protein MAFQKTRDPAQGRLFILTSVLFISYLCVGISLPIISIYVTGQLGLGNFWAGLAVGITFLSTIVSRSFAGRFSDMRGAKRAVRHGLTFYIAGAMISLLSGLLSSMSLWSFAILIAGRIVLGLGESLVAVGIIAWGIGTIGPARSGRVLSLVGAAIYGALAIGGPIGLALFEYLGFAGTMAISAVLPCLGIVAITPLAGIAAHPGATRPSFLKLLGRISAHGSIVCLQGIGFAAIGAFFALHFREQSWAYAGLGLSAFGGGFVLVRIFFGHLPDRVGGLPVAIVSLLVETVGQLLIWSAPDPLLALAGAFLTGLGCSMIFPAMGRDVVRLVEPHLRGTALGGFSAFQDLAYGLTAPLTGILADHAGYRSVFLIGALAAAMGLFIALVLISQKKTAQV, encoded by the coding sequence ATGGCTTTCCAAAAGACACGCGACCCTGCGCAGGGCCGCCTTTTCATACTGACAAGCGTCCTCTTCATTTCCTATCTCTGCGTGGGAATATCGCTGCCAATTATTTCTATTTATGTGACCGGCCAGTTGGGCCTCGGCAATTTCTGGGCCGGTCTTGCGGTTGGCATCACCTTCCTCTCCACCATTGTCAGCCGGAGTTTCGCGGGCAGGTTTTCCGATATGCGCGGTGCAAAGCGCGCTGTCAGGCACGGACTCACCTTCTATATCGCCGGAGCGATGATATCGTTACTGTCCGGCTTGCTATCGTCCATGTCGCTTTGGTCATTCGCCATCCTGATTGCCGGGCGCATCGTGCTGGGACTGGGCGAAAGCCTGGTTGCCGTCGGCATTATTGCCTGGGGCATAGGAACGATCGGCCCCGCCCGCTCTGGACGGGTTTTATCCCTGGTCGGTGCGGCTATTTACGGCGCGCTTGCCATCGGCGGTCCAATCGGCCTTGCTCTTTTCGAGTATCTCGGCTTTGCCGGAACAATGGCAATCAGCGCTGTATTGCCATGCCTCGGCATTGTAGCAATCACTCCGCTTGCAGGTATTGCTGCCCATCCAGGTGCAACACGCCCGTCATTCCTGAAACTGCTCGGCCGGATATCGGCGCATGGCTCAATCGTTTGCTTGCAGGGGATAGGTTTTGCCGCTATCGGCGCATTTTTTGCCCTGCATTTCCGTGAGCAGTCCTGGGCCTATGCTGGGCTAGGTCTCTCGGCCTTTGGAGGTGGGTTCGTGCTCGTTCGCATTTTCTTCGGCCACCTGCCCGATCGCGTCGGAGGTCTGCCCGTCGCCATAGTGTCGCTGCTCGTCGAAACGGTCGGACAGCTATTGATCTGGTCCGCGCCGGACCCGCTGCTGGCGCTCGCCGGTGCGTTCCTGACCGGGCTGGGCTGCTCAATGATTTTCCCCGCGATGGGGCGGGATGTCGTGCGTCTGGTGGAGCCGCATCTGCGCGGCACCGCACTCGGCGGATTTTCCGCCTTTCAGGATCTCGCCTATGGCCTGACCGCACCGCTGACCGGCATTCTTGCCGATCATGCTGGCTATCGTAGTGTCTTCCTGATCGGCGCACTCGCCGCCGCCATGGGCCTCTTCATCGCGCTTGTGTTGATCAGCCAAAAGAAGACCGCGCAGGTCTGA
- the hflC gene encoding protease modulator HflC, with product MTNRLPAVLIGLAIVLLLVYSSVFVINQRQQAVVVRFGQIKAVYSEPGLYFKMPFAFAGADKVQIISDQSLRFDLDNIRVQVSGGKFYEVDAFLIYKITDARRFIGIVSGGDRDLAEARLRTRLDASLRRVYGLRGFEAALSDARSQMMQEVADDLKSDAENLGITIEDVRIRRTDLTQEISQQTYARMRSERLAEAELIRARGNEEGQRRRAIADRQVVELQADAQRDSEILRGQGDAERNRVFADAYQRDPSFFEFYRSMAAYEASLGTNGTSMVLSPNSEFFKFFRSQAGTGAAAPAAPAAN from the coding sequence ATGACAAATCGTCTTCCTGCCGTGCTGATCGGCTTAGCCATCGTTCTTCTGCTGGTCTATTCGTCGGTTTTCGTCATCAACCAGCGCCAGCAGGCCGTTGTCGTGCGCTTCGGCCAGATCAAGGCGGTCTATAGCGAGCCTGGCCTTTACTTCAAAATGCCCTTCGCCTTTGCCGGCGCCGACAAGGTGCAGATCATTTCGGATCAGTCCCTGCGGTTTGATCTCGACAATATCCGCGTCCAGGTTTCCGGCGGCAAGTTCTATGAGGTCGATGCCTTCCTGATCTACAAGATCACCGATGCCCGCCGCTTTATCGGGATCGTTTCGGGTGGTGACCGCGATCTGGCGGAAGCGCGGCTTCGCACCCGTCTCGATGCATCCTTGCGTCGGGTCTACGGTCTGCGCGGCTTCGAGGCTGCCCTGTCGGATGCCCGTTCGCAGATGATGCAGGAGGTTGCCGACGATCTGAAATCGGATGCGGAAAACCTTGGTATCACCATTGAGGACGTGCGCATTCGCCGCACCGACTTGACCCAGGAGATTTCGCAACAGACCTATGCCCGGATGCGTTCCGAGCGTCTGGCCGAAGCCGAACTGATCCGGGCTCGTGGTAATGAAGAGGGCCAGCGTCGCCGGGCCATCGCCGACCGTCAGGTTGTCGAGTTGCAGGCCGATGCGCAGCGCGATTCGGAAATCCTGCGCGGTCAGGGTGATGCGGAACGCAACCGGGTGTTTGCGGATGCCTATCAGCGCGATCCATCCTTCTTCGAATTCTACCGTTCGATGGCAGCCTATGAGGCATCGCTGGGTACCAATGGCACGTCTATGGTGCTGTCGCCGAATTCGGAATTCTTCAAGTTCTTCCGTTCGCAGGCTGGCACTGGGGCGGCAGCGCCCGCAGCACCCGCCGCCAATTGA
- the hflK gene encoding FtsH protease activity modulator HflK, which yields MPWSNQNGGGPWGGGGNNNNGGPWGQGPNRPRGNGGGGGGKQPPDLEDIIKRGQDQFKNLVPGGLGGGMGLIVVLAVAGLWLTQAVYTVQPDERGVEMRFGKPKDEISAPGLHFHLWPFETVEKVKVTEQQQNIGAKVASNSTAGLMLTGDQNIVNVQFSVLYTVSDPKAYLFNLESPPQTLQQVAESAMREVVGRRPAQEIFRDARQSISVDVRNIIQGTMDNYGSGISINSVAIEDAAPPREVADAFDEVQRAEQDEDRFVEEANQYSNQKLGQARGQSAQMREEAAAYKDRVVKEAEGEAQRFISIYDQYTKAPDVTRTRLYIETMEQVLKKSNKVIVDEQGQGVVPYLPLNEIGRMGTQPAQGGK from the coding sequence ATGCCTTGGAGTAATCAGAACGGCGGCGGCCCGTGGGGCGGCGGTGGTAATAATAACAATGGAGGACCGTGGGGGCAGGGACCGAACCGGCCTCGCGGCAATGGCGGTGGCGGCGGTGGCAAACAGCCGCCGGATCTGGAAGACATTATCAAGCGCGGGCAGGATCAGTTCAAGAACCTGGTTCCCGGTGGTCTGGGCGGAGGCATGGGCCTGATCGTTGTGCTGGCTGTGGCCGGTCTCTGGTTGACCCAGGCGGTCTATACCGTGCAGCCGGATGAGCGCGGCGTGGAAATGCGTTTTGGCAAGCCGAAAGACGAAATTTCCGCCCCCGGTCTGCATTTCCATCTCTGGCCGTTTGAAACGGTGGAGAAGGTCAAGGTGACCGAGCAGCAACAGAATATCGGTGCCAAGGTGGCATCCAATTCCACGGCTGGCCTGATGCTGACCGGCGACCAGAATATCGTCAACGTGCAGTTTTCCGTGTTGTACACGGTCAGCGATCCGAAGGCCTATCTGTTCAATCTCGAAAGCCCGCCGCAGACTTTGCAGCAGGTGGCGGAGAGCGCCATGCGCGAAGTCGTCGGACGTCGCCCGGCCCAGGAAATTTTCCGTGATGCCCGTCAGTCTATCTCTGTTGACGTGCGCAACATCATCCAGGGCACGATGGACAATTACGGTTCCGGCATTTCCATAAATTCTGTCGCTATCGAGGATGCGGCGCCGCCGCGCGAAGTCGCTGATGCATTCGATGAAGTGCAGCGTGCCGAGCAGGACGAAGACCGGTTCGTAGAGGAAGCCAACCAATATTCCAACCAGAAGCTTGGTCAGGCCCGTGGCCAGTCCGCGCAGATGCGGGAAGAGGCTGCTGCCTACAAGGATCGCGTCGTGAAGGAAGCCGAGGGTGAGGCACAGCGCTTCATCTCGATCTACGACCAGTATACCAAGGCGCCGGACGTGACCCGTACGCGGCTTTACATTGAAACCATGGAGCAGGTCCTGAAGAAATCCAACAAGGTGATCGTCGATGAGCAGGGCCAGGGTGTCGTTCCCTATCTGCCGTTGAACGAAATCGGCCGCATGGGCACCCAGCCAGCACAGGGAGGCAAGTAA